The genomic region AAGGTAGACTAAAACCAAATGTTATCAGGCATAAAAAATCTATACGTCTCAGAAGAAGTAAAGGATTACCCTTACACAAAAGAGATATTAGATCGCCTAAAACTTGAACCAATTATCTTACCCACTGGTGAAAAACCGCCTAAACCCTTGGCCTCATGGCCAGAAGTTCTTTCTTGGGGTAAAAAGACTCTTTTTCTCACGGCCTACAAAGGTCGTTTTTTTCGTCCCTGTCCGGGCACCAAGTGTTATCTATGCTGTGGCTACCAAATTTTTCATATTGGCCAGGGCTGCTATCTTGACTGCACTTATTGCATTCTTCAGGCCTATTTTAACGAACCCTGGCTTACTTTTTTTGTGAACGTGCTCTCAGATGGCCTGAAGCAGTTAGAAGAAGGCCTTGCGAGCCGCCCTTTTACCCGCATTGGCACGGGCGAATTTACCGATAGCATGATCCTTGAACCTATAACTCGCTTAAATCCAAGGCTTGTGGAATTTTTCGCCAGGCAAAATAAAGGGGTCTTGGAGCTAAAAACTAAAACTATTTTCATTGATGACCTTGAAGGTCTTAAACATAACCGGCGTACTATCATTGCCTGGTCCCTTAACGCACCATCTATAGTTGAACGTGAAGAAAAAGGTGCTCCAAGCCTTACCGAGCGTTTAAAAGCCGCGCAAAAGGTTTCAGCCTGGGGGTATCCTGTGGCCTTCCATTTTGACCCTGTTATCCGTTTCCCAGGTTGGCAGGAAGAATACACCAGGGTAATAA from Thermodesulfatator indicus DSM 15286 harbors:
- a CDS encoding SPL family radical SAM protein, with amino-acid sequence MLSGIKNLYVSEEVKDYPYTKEILDRLKLEPIILPTGEKPPKPLASWPEVLSWGKKTLFLTAYKGRFFRPCPGTKCYLCCGYQIFHIGQGCYLDCTYCILQAYFNEPWLTFFVNVLSDGLKQLEEGLASRPFTRIGTGEFTDSMILEPITRLNPRLVEFFARQNKGVLELKTKTIFIDDLEGLKHNRRTIIAWSLNAPSIVEREEKGAPSLTERLKAAQKVSAWGYPVAFHFDPVIRFPGWQEEYTRVITELFKFVPAENIVWISLGSLRFMSELKEIAYARFPHTSIFSDEFVIGLDGKRRYFRPLRVELYRHLYREIRKQAKDVCVYLCMESPEIWRESFGFTPLELGGLPHMLDEAAKKVCGF